The Anomalospiza imberbis isolate Cuckoo-Finch-1a 21T00152 chromosome 2, ASM3175350v1, whole genome shotgun sequence nucleotide sequence ACACTTAAGATTTAGAGCTACAAATCAACAACAGTGTCCACGTGTCGGCATTGTGTCCAAGTAGAAACAGTAAAATATTAAGTCAACCACATTTACTAGTTGGTCAAGTTCAACCTTAATTATGAAAATTTTCTAATGATAAATTTTACAAGAAAATAACACTTATTCCGCAAATCTCAGCAAAGACTGCTGGAAATTACATGTTTGGAAACACTTTAATATATGCCTAGAGAGAAATCTCAGAATCCTCAAAGAAAGGACAAATTATATGCCAGCCTCTGTTGCCCCCCAGCTCCGTCTCGTGCTGCCTGACAAACTCACCACACACTCCAGCTGTCCAAATTGAGAACCAAACAGTGGGGATCTGATCTTGGTGTTTCATAATGCTTTAAAGCATGCTGGTCTGGAGAATTTCTGTCACAGCCCTACAATATTGATAACCACAAGTGTCACAAAATCCATTTGACTCTCAATGAAACATACATAAAGTCAAAGTAAAACCAAAGTATTACAATCAAACCTGTTCAATTATGTTCAACTAATTGGGATCAACAGATggatatttatttcaaaatatttctttctgcagaTTGATAAATTACTGGGTGCAGAATAAAGCTGCTATGGGACTGAACATTTAATGAACGAATTCctaaaagaacaaaacagaaccaaaacCTCTTTGGCATGCAAGAGTTCTAAGTTTCATGAACTAATGTGAGCATTAAGATCTTGTAAAAAACCCACAGATTAggagcatttttattttttctgcaaaataattCAAACTTTCTAAGAAAATCAGTCCTCAAGATGGTAGTTTAGCCTTCAGCCTGCTAAATATCTTTGAGCCATGTTCCAAGTACTTCATTTCACATTCAGAgcagacattttaaaatcacaCTCTACAGTACATAAAGCCATCTAGGTAGCACCATCTTTACAATACAAAAAGAGAATATAAGAGTTTAATTAGAAACTCTCTTGTTCCACCGCATTATGAGACACTGAAAGGTATTAAGACAAATTAACAACAAAAGAGATACCCTATGGCCACATTTTAGGCATAACCATATTGAAGTGCCTTCATCAGTCTCCTCCTcctgagccttctcttgtgTCTTACTGTCTGCCTTGCAGTCCTGACAAACATGCCATTCCACATTCTGCAGTGCCCTTCTCACATGCCCTTGGTCCAGTCCTTTACGAATATGCTTGCACACAGGTTCTACAAATTAAAAAGCACAAGAAGGATGTAGGTAGCATCACAAATGCAACCTTTGAAGACAGTGGCAGCAATCCAGAAGTTGGATAGTCTTTCTAGAGCCAAAGAAACACGGACAATTTATCTGAGTATCAGAAAGAAACCTTTTGTTACCACCAATGACAATATGGGTATACTGTTGCTGCATCCTAAACTTTACTTTGAGCTGTTTTTATTGCTCAGACAGTGTGACAGCTCTGAAACTATCTTTGTTGAGGCAAGATTACAGCCTCAAGATTGCAAATTTCTATTGGCATAAACTGAAATTGGTGCAAACTTTTGTACCTCCAGTTCTGTTCCTGTCCAAGATTACAGGATTTTATCAAAGTGCAAATGCTAGCCAACAAGAGACAAACACAGATATTCAGCATTCTTTTAGCCTTTCTGAAAAACATAAGCTTTATCTACAAAAttgtcatttaaaaaacaaacaaaaaaaatttgtatATTGACAACTACTGTTACAGTGGAATTATTCATCAGGATTAGTCTTAGATTTGACAGGTCTTTGTCATCATAAAGTAACCTATTTATAGGCAAAAAAATGAGATGCCAGCAGCAGCTAGAATGTAACTGGTCTCtttgcaggagaaaaagaggaacAGTTACAGTAGACATTGACCCTGACTCCAGGAAACAAGCCCCCAACACCCCCAAGAACCAAACCAGACAAAAGCAGATTAAAAAGACATCCATTAGAGACAGAAGCTAACACAAGAAGATCAGGACAATCAGGAAACCAAAGCAGAGTGGACTTAAAAACAGGCCATCCCACCAAGCCTCTTCAAACTTTTAAGTGCTCTTTCTCCCAACTAAATTCATCTGGTTCAACTCACTTCCCCAAAGAAGATGAGAAAGACACAATCTGTGACCTGGCAGATAAGGTGGTAGAGGAGAACACACAACATTAGTAAAAAACTACACAATATAAGTAAAAACTACACAacataagtgaaaaaaaaaagctacaataACCAAGgtaaacaagacaaaaaaaattatcttgtgAGATGCAGGTGGagctaggagaaaaaaaatctaatatcTGGGATTAGGAACTATTTGGAACAGAAGAATAGAAAGAAGAGGTTTTAACCAAAATACACTATGAGAGCTGAAGTGTCCAGAGTCAGTAGCAAATTAGCTGCTACAATAAAGGCAAACTGCTTCACAAAAAGTATTTTAGTCACAGCTTTTACTGCTAAAGCAAGAATCTTCTGCAACAAACTTTTCACTAGGAAAAAGCAACTTAAGCTTGGCAGCTGACTCCACAAACACTTTATATTCTGAGTAATTTTACACAATCTGTATCAGTAAAGAACACTGTGTTTGAGTTTCCTGAAAAACTAGAAACTAATCTCAGTGTTCAAGACAGGATTATTATTTTCTAGCATACTTAGAAAAGTCATGACAGCAGTATTTCTTCCTAGACTTGTGTTTCAATTAAAAATCCAGAATCTGTACATGCGACTTCAAAGCCAGTGACTAGTGTGAAGGCCTTCTAATGTTAATCAGCTTTCAAGCTTTCTCTGAGGTTAAAAGAAACATTAGGTCCACAAACTTCTCCAAGGAAACATACTCAGTATATCCGGAGACTCATCAGACTGTGCAGTTTTGCCTTTGATGCGTTTCTTGCCCATACTTGTTGCCTGTAATTGTTCCTAAAAGGAAGAGTGAcctaacaaagaaaaacagtaaGATTAGAAAGTAGTTTTAATTTTCCTTGTTCATTGCTACACAAGTTATTTCTATGGGCAAGCTGTCCCTTGAGGTGAATTAACTTGTTTTAATTtgacattttcaaaacaaaaaaaaattcattgtaTTTTAACATGAAACTATTAAAACTGTTGTATAGACAAGATCACAATGTGAATTACAAAACCCAAAtgatttaaaatgttaaatcaAAAGTATTGCACAAAATAACAAGACTGGAAATTTCAGTATCAAAAATCCCATAAACCTTAAGGACTTTAACACCACAggaattttatgaaaaaaattggttttgtcACAATTAAATCCTGCAGAATTTCaaccttttcattttgtttacTGCAAATTTCCTGTGTCTTCGATGAAATCTGACACAAGTAAAATACTCTTgacatatttgaaaatatacaGACAATGGGAATTCcgatttttcagtttctttgctGGGGAAGATTTATCATCACCTTCCCCATGTATCAAGCAAATAATTCAGACAGGTCTGTTATCTACTATACCTGTGGACCCTTCTCAACAAGAGTGATCTACCACTTCAGAGTCCTGAGCCAAGTGCTTGGCTTCTGAGAGGTGGCTACTGATCACGTGATAAAGCATTTTTAGTTTCTAGTCTGTAGCCCCTGTACCTTGCCTGACAGAAGATCATCCAGAAATCTCAGGTAAACTTAAAACTCACATTAtgcaatgaaaacaaggaaGCTAAAAGGGTTCAAAATCAAGTTGCTGCAATCTTGGCAGGCTAGCTTAACCCTGCTGTCCACCCTTCATGTAAACACAACCAGCAGTAAATCTGTATCAGTCCACCTTTCCAAATCCATTTCTTTGCTTGTACTGGCAGCACACCTGCCCCAAAACACAACTGTCTGCTTAGAGCTGTCAcggccaaaaaaaaaaataagtcagACCAAGAGaatcaaagagaaaaattaagctGGGAAGAGCTTAGGCATGATATTCACAATGAAAAGCCATTTACAAACACGCGCATACTCTTAAGGCAGATGACCCAATTGTTGATGGCTGCTTGGCAGCCACTACATCGACACCAGAATTACCAACTTTTGCAACTTAGCATTCAACTTGttcggaaaaaaaaaaaaaaaaaaagaagtaactGTTTACCTAACAACCTTCCTCTACAGcacatttttctgcaaaaaagCTATAACACTTGATCTTgtaaaaacaattttaattaataaaatccTTTCCAAATTGTCCTTGCTCCTGCCAGGAATGCAGGACGGCATCAACACGTGGGACTGTTAATTTAACCCACGCTGCGCCTGGGCAGACTTGTCCGACAGGTTTTGCACCACGGCAAAGCCCATACGAGGAATGCACAGCCGAAACGACTGaagcattttgtatttttaaaaatgaaacagatcGGTCTGTAAACAACCAAACGCGCACCTGCGTTTGACTGACACCCTGGAAAAAGACCCCGAGAGCCTCGCTTGGGGAGCCTCGATTGGTGTGGCGGGCAGCAGGCCGGACCCTGTCGCCAGCCGGCACTTCCCGTCCGGCGGGCAGCAGGTGAGCTCCgagcccgcagcccccggcccctgGCTtggcccagcccggcccgctCCGCCCGTCCCGCGGCTGGGGAGCCCCCGTGACCTGGCCTCGCCTGTTTCCGATTGGCCCGCGTCATGACCGACAGCTGCCGCAACCAATCAGAAGCCCCGCACGTCGCGGCCGAAGCGACGGCTGCAGCGCGCCGACGGAGCGAGTCTCGGACTAGGAGGAGAGTGGCCACGGCGGTAGgagcgcggcggcggccccggggtGTTCCCGTCCCTCACGTGCCGATGCGGCCGGGCGAACAACCTGGTAGCGCATGACTCTAGCAGACGGGGCAGACCTCAATCTCACCTCAATCACCGGTGGCGGGGCGGCGGACACCGGCTGCCATGTGTGCTTCTGGCGCGCTGCATTGTGGGGCCGTGACCCACAATGGGGGGGGTGGGGTGCGGGTGCGGGACGTGTACGCGCATGCGCGGGCGCCACGCCGGCTcactttctcctcctcttctgtgTGCGCCGCGTGGGGGAGCGGTGGCGGCGTGTTTGAGGTGTAGGGGATGCTCCGCAGCACTCGGACACTCGAGTAGCAGCCCTGTGTGGAAAACGTTGGTTTGGTGACACACCAGCGCGTCCTGACCCACGTCAGGGCAGTGGAAAGTGCGTGGGCTGTCAGTGTGTGTGCGTGACCCAGACTGCCCGGCAGACGCGAGGTGGTTCCGATGGGCTTGTTCATAACTATTAGTATGCGTTAAGTCTACGGCTTCCTCGGGAGGGGAAGTTGAGGGGTCCTGTGACAGGACCCGAGGGCAGGACATGAAGCTGTCAGGAGAAGGTTAGGGttggatattttaaaaagaggtCCTTCCCCCCCAAAGCGTGGTTGGGAGCTAGAACAGCCTCCCCGGGTAAGTGGTCAatgcaccagcctgacagagctcaagaagcatttaGACAATGCTTTTCAGGCTCAGGGTGTGACTCTTGTgattgtcctgtgcagggccagaagtCAGACTCGACGATCCTTGTGAGTTCCTTCAAACTCAGtgtattctgtgattctgtaacaTGATTTGCATAGGAGTGGTTAATGAACTTTGTCCCATATTTAAGCTGTGTCTTTCTTCcctgtatttttctttgctcaggGAACAACAAAAATGGCCAACCAAGAAGAAGCAGAGATACAAATTTCAGAGTTAGATTTACTGTCTAGCATGTTTCCTTATGAGGAAGAGTTTGCTGTCACAGACCAACTAGCTCTAGCTGAACTGAAACACTATGTTGAAAATGAGTCTGCAGAGGTGCCATCTTCAAAAGTTCAGTTTATACTGAACGTAAAGACAGAGGTGCCTAGTGCCTCTACGGTATTGTAAacaccttttaaaaaaatattttattactttgtaGGATTTTATGGCTTGTGTGAAGTAAACATTTCCTCATTTGTTTTTAGGTGGAATTCTCTATGGCCTGTGCTTTACCATTTAAATATCCGACTGTTCTCCCAGAAATTACTGTGAGGTATGACTGCTAATAAAAACGTTTATAAGTTAGAGTGTATTTTACAAATACGGTTATGATCAGGGAAAgcagtcctttttttttgtgatggtTTACTGCTGAATTAAGCCAGGTTGACAACAGTGCTGACGAAAAAACAAATATACAAGCTTACGATTTCCCTGTTGTGCTCAGCAAATAAgtgagggaaagggaaaaagtgtGAAGGAGCCATCACCTGTACAGGAGGGTTACATGTAGATACTATTCGTAGGTTTGATGCTCAAGAAGAAAGACGTGTCTGTTTTGATAAAGCTTAAGAGTAACTAAAGGGGTGAAAAGATAGTCAGAGGTCTTATTCTTCTTTTGTCACAATGCTGTTTCTTCCAGCCTTCTgatctttttatttctatttaaagaaGTAGACTTGGAAAGTCTAGAAGTAGACAGGAAATTAGTTCAGCCACCATACTTACTTTTCAagtacctttttctttttcttgtttttgttttacagaTTGGTAGTGCTGTTTGTCAATTCAAGAGTTAGCACAccaattaaataataattaagaTGTTTTCATAGCTAATATGAGTTAAATATCTATAGCAAGTGCGTATTATCTAGCTATGCCTGATATTGTTGGCAACTTGAAGAAACAAGTTTTGAAAAGTTATGAATCTGGGgaagggcttggaacacaagtcctAATGAGAAGCAGCTcatgagggagctggggtggtttagcctggagaaaaggagactcaggggggaccttatcactctctacagctacctgaaaggtggttgtagtcaggtggagattggcctcttctcccagggaaccagtgacaggacaagaggaaatggcttcatgctgtgccaggggaggttgaggttggacattaggaagaatttcttcatggaaaggttGGTCAGTCATTGgaaggagctgcccagggaggttttggAGTCACCTCCCTGGAGGTGGTCAGTGCatgctggatgtggcactcagtgcacTGGTTTGGTTGACAAGGTGATCACCAGTCAAAGGTTGAGCTTGATCTTGGACGTCTCTTCCAAACCTAAGGATTctattattctgtgattttaaaaacatgCTAAATTGTaaacacatatatatttatatgcatttatatttttctttttctttaggtCATCACTGTTAAGCCGCTCTCAGCAGATTCTCCTGAACTCTGATCTAAAAACATATTTGATGCAAAACTTCAGTGGCGAGCCCTGCATGCTGAGTGCGAGGGAATGGGTTAAAGACCACGCAGCTGCTTACATTGACAAAGATCTTTCATCCTCCTCAATGACAGCCTCAGATGCCACACAGTCAGAAGTCACCATGTTCACCAGATTGTGGATCTACAGTCATCACATTTACAAcaagcaaaaaagaaagaatattatTGACTGGGCCAAGGAGCTCTCTCTGTCAGGGTTTTGCATGCCAGGGAAACCAGGTGTTGTTTGTGTAGAAGGTTTACAAAGTAGTTGTGAAGAGTTCTGGTCAAGGTTAGTTCTTCTTTGTACTTAAATGCCATTAGTAGTTGGAATATTGCATTTTATCATGTTTTACATGTGGCCAGAAGGTGGGAAATTCAACCACCTGCCAAGCTGTGAAGATCTGCAAAGTATTTATGTTTATAATAATGCATGAACAACTCTGAATATCCACTGTACTGTTGGTTGCAAGAGTCAAAGCAACCAGTACTGCAGGATGcacatttatttatgttttattttcctctgtgtttcacTTTTATAGAGATGGACTGCAGTATCCCAGTTGTGTTAGATATGTGTGCTGTTATATCACTTCATATTTGTGTTTAATTCTGCTCCCATCATTTATGCTTCTGAGTGGTGCAGACTAAATAAGCATTGTTATTTGACTGTATCAGCTAAGACTGTGTGAGAATTCTTAGCACAGGCAAGATAGGAGTGAGCCCTGAAATGGAAACCACATCCTCATCAATTATTTTGTGAGGAATAGCATTAAAGGTTTTCAGTCCTGAGGagataaaaaaacccaagcttCTGCTTATGAGAGTGTTTGCATGTGAGTAGTATTTCTGTGACCAGCTCATGAGCCATTATCTCTGtcaatatatatacacaaatagAATTTATTGACTTTTGTATTAGTACTATTCCATAGTATTTCCCAAAACAGTCATTATTTTATAGGTAGATTAATATTTCCCCAATCGCTTTCAGGATAAGAAGATTAACATGGAAGAGAATCCTTATTCGGCACAGAGAAGATGTTTCTTTGGAAGGTGGAGGACCTGCTGAGATCCAGAAGCAGCGAAAGTTCCCCactttggaagaaaaatgttttgatgCACATGGTGCCAGGGGAAATCACATGGACTTGGGGCAACTATATaattttttagaagaaaaaggaTGTGCTGGCATATTTCAAATGTACTTTGGGGTTGAAGGGCATTGAAGGGATTGAAGGTCAGCACAGGTGCCAGCAGCTACATTTCTAATTTAATCCTCTTAACAGATTCCTTAGCTTTTCTTCAACAGTTGATCAGAGAGGGAATTAATAATTCATGATTCATGTGATGAATCCAGTTTTCAATGTAAACAAATATCCAGTGAAACCCTGAATAATGAAAATGACTATATAAATGCTTTATGCACTTTCTGATTTTGAGGAGATTTAGGGTACATACCTacttaaaatgaaagaaaatgtgttCGATAACCTACTGGACAGTTAGAGAACTGTAGATGGATGAACAGATGGAATATGGTGAATGAATATACAAataggaaaagacaaaaatgcagTGTGTGTATCTCAGGAGTGAGAACATGATGCTTACATTAATTGTCACTGTTTACATACACTttatgaaaactttttttttaaacaatcttCTACTTTCTACCTGTAAGTTTAGTAAGCCATGAgatcattattttatttaaaaaagaacaaagggAGGGAGCAAGTTTACAAGAGTCTTATTCATGATACCAAGATGAGCTAGGATGCCAACTCTAAGGCATAGGAATTTTCTATAAGTAAAAGTGTGTGTGCAGGTAAGAGATCCCATGGTGGCCCCACTACATCTGTTATTTTGGTTTGTATAAAAGCAGCAATGTACCGAGGATCAGGTTCCCTTATTGCATGCTCCAAAACTCTGAAAGGATTCTCAGCCTTCTGAGTTCCCAAGTTTTCAGTCCTGTAATATGAAGTGCATTAtgttgtgtgtgtttttgagTGGGATTTCAACAAAGTTGTATCAATGAATGCTAATTTTGCAGATACTGTATCTAAATCCCGTGGTAGGAAAAGCAGACATTGGTTTCTTtggattaaatatttttattaaatattgaTTAAATGCTTCTGTTCACATCCAGTAAAATCGCTAACATTCAGCTCTCTGGTATGGACTTGGAACACCTCTTGTAGGGATACTTCACAGCGATGCCATTCGACAAGC carries:
- the RWDD2B gene encoding RWD domain-containing protein 2B codes for the protein MHQPDRAQEAFRQCFSGSGCDSCDCPVQGQKSDSTILGTTKMANQEEAEIQISELDLLSSMFPYEEEFAVTDQLALAELKHYVENESAEVPSSKVQFILNVKTEVPSASTVEFSMACALPFKYPTVLPEITVRSSLLSRSQQILLNSDLKTYLMQNFSGEPCMLSAREWVKDHAAAYIDKDLSSSSMTASDATQSEVTMFTRLWIYSHHIYNKQKRKNIIDWAKELSLSGFCMPGKPGVVCVEGLQSSCEEFWSRIRRLTWKRILIRHREDVSLEGGGPAEIQKQRKFPTLEEKCFDAHGARGNHMDLGQLYNFLEEKGCAGIFQMYFGVEGH